From the genome of Triticum aestivum cultivar Chinese Spring chromosome 3B, IWGSC CS RefSeq v2.1, whole genome shotgun sequence, one region includes:
- the LOC123065806 gene encoding uncharacterized protein: MSQAPNAEPDERDGFTCGTLFTCLCLPGLSKKKPEETGNSGKSQQPAAPEQDQRTEQEPPQVLLTRAASLEKLECSSLYSGSNIVFDFLVEPGGRDDRGAVHGYCPSPCFDLPVELIRAGERCGAVASDAPVTSAFVFDGHRDGAALKRIASCLASSVPTGGEARPTHLVRFLSASGCAVPVRSPVTSFGGPANGGGG; encoded by the coding sequence ATGTCCCAAGCGCCGAACGCCGAGCCCGACGAGCGCGACGGCTTCACCTGCGGCACGCTGTTCACGTGCCTCTGCCTCCCAGGACTCTCCAAGAAGAAGCCCGAGGAAACCGGCAACTCCGGCAAGAGCCAGCAGCCAGCGGCGCCGGAACAAGACCAGCGCACGGAGCAGGAACCGCCGCAGGTGCTGCTAACCCGTGCGGCGTCCCTGGAGAAGCTCGAGTGCTCCTCGCTCTACTCCGGCAGCAACATCGTCTTCGACTTCCTGGTGGAGCCTGGGGGAAGGGACGACCGTGGCGCCGTCCATGGATACTGCCCGTCGCCGTGCTTCGACCTGCCGGTGGAGCTGATACGGGCCGGCGAACGATGCGGGGCTGTAGCAAGCGACGCGCCGGTCACGTCCGCCTTCGTGTTCGACGGCCACCGAGATGGCGCAGCTCTGAAGAGGATAGCGTCGTGCCTGGCGTCCAGCGTGCCTACAGGCGGCGAGGCGCGGCCAACGCATCTCGTGAGGTTCCTGTCCGCGTCGGGTTGTGCCGTGCCGGTGCGGTCTCCCGTGACGTCTTTCGGTGGCCCGGCAAATGGGGGCGGCGGTTGA